The Pseudogulbenkiania sp. MAI-1 sequence GCGGATCACGTAGCGGTCGATCTCGCGGATCAGCCCGGTTTCCTCGGCGACGGGGATGAACTCGAACGGCGAAATCAGCCGGTCCCCCAGCCGCCAGCGGATCAGCGCCTCGAAACCGCACAGCCGGCCGGTCTGCAGGTCAAGCTGCGGCTGGTAGTACATCAGCAGTTCCTGCTGCGCGATGGCCCGGCGCAGCGCGCCTTCCAGCTCGACGCGCCGCTGCACGCGGTCGTTCATGTGCAGCGCGAAGCAGCGCACCTGGCTCTTGCCGAGTTCCTTGGCCTGGTACATGGCGGTGTCGGCGTTGCTCAACAGCTCGCTGGCGTTGCCGCCGTCGTCCGGGTAGAAGCAGCAGCCGATGCTGGCGGTGAGGAACAGCTCGGAGCCGCCCAGTTCGACCGGCTGGCCCAGCCGGTCGATGACCCCCTTGAGCACGTGGTCCAGTTGCTCGACGGTCTGCACCTCGGGCAGCAGAAGCACGAAGTCGTCCCCGCCCAGCCGCGACACGGTGGCCAAGGCCGGCACACTGCTCTCGATGCGCCGCGCCACCTCCACCAGCAGCGCATCGCCCACGGTGTGGCCCAGGCTGTCGTTGACGTACTTGAAGTTGTCCAGGTCGAGCAGCGCCACGGCGAAACGCTCGTCCTTGCTCTTGGCCGCGACGATGCCCTGGCCCAGGCGGTCTTGCAGCAGGTTGCGGTTGGGCAGGCCGGTCAGGGTGTCGAAGTTGGCCTGGCGCTCCAGTTCCTCCTGGTAGCGCTTGGCTTCGGTCACGTCGTTGAGCACGCCGACGTAATGGCTCACCCCGCCCTGGCTGTCCAGCACCGGCGCCACCCGCAGCTCGTTCCAGAACATCGAGCCGTCCTTGCGGTAGTTGCGCAGCAGCGCCTTGCCTTCGTGCCGGTGCTGCAAGGCGCGGCGGATCGCCGCCAGCTCCGGCTGCGCGGTATCGCTCCCCTGCAGGAAACGGCAGTTGCGGCCGAGCACCGCCTCGCGCGAGTAGCCGGTGATGCGCTCGAAGGCCGGGTTGACGTAAATGATGGGGTTGTCCGGACGGCGGTTGTCGGTGATCAGCACCGCGTTGACGCTGGCCTCGATGGCGCGCTGGCGGATGCGCAGCTCCAGGTCGATCACCTGCTGTGCGGTGATGTCCTGTTCGACCAGGATGCTGCCCCGCACCTGTTCCTCCTCGTCGGTCAGCGGCACGACGGCATCGAGCAGGGTGCGCGCGGTGCCGTCGAACGACACGATCTGCCGCACCGGGTTGTCCGCCGCCTCGTCGTGGCGGATGGTGCGCAACAGTTCGCGGTCGTCGGCAGCAACCTCTTCGCCCTGCGCGCCGTACCAGCGTTGCGGCGGCTCGGGGCTCGGGCTCGCGCCCCAGATGCGCCCGCCTTCGGGGTTGTGCAGCAGGATGCAGCCGTTGTCGTCGGTCACCCACACCCCGACCGGCAGCGTGTCCAGCACCTTGTGCAGCAATGCCTCGCTCTTGCGCAATGCCGCCTGGGCGCGCTCGCGCTCGGCCATCTCGTTGCGCAGGGCGCGGGTGCGCTCGGCCACCAGCGATTCCAGCCCCTCGAACATCCGCGCGCGGGTCAGCGCCACCGCCAGTTGCTGGCCGATCACCGTGAGCGCATCCAGCGCCGACTCGTCCCACGGCATGCGATCGGCCCGCAGCACGTTCAGCACGCCGATCACCTCGTCGCCCAGCAGCAGCGGGCTGCAGGCGTGCCAGTGCCCGCCCCCGCCGGACAGCGCCGGGCACTGTGCGATGTTGAACGCCTGGCGCAGCTCCTGCTGGCGGCCGGCGTAGAGGCAGGGACAGCCCTCCTGGATGGCGTGGCGCAAGGCGCCCTCGTCCAGCCGGCCGTTCCAGCCGGCCAGCTGCATCGGCTCGTCGAGCTGGAACTTGTCCGCCAGCAGCAGCCATGCTCCGGCGCTCTCCGGAAAGGCCAGCGCCGCGGCCAGCGCCTGCCGGATCACCTCGCGCTCGCTTTGCGCCCCGGTCATGGCGGCCGAGAAGCGGAACAGCGAGTCCAGCAGCGAATGGGAGCGCGACAGTTCGTCGTGCTTGGCCTGCAAATCCTGGTTGAGGCGGATGCTTTGCTCGTAGGTGGAGATCAGCAGGTCGAGGATCTGCTGGCGCGCCGAGGTGATGAAGTGGCGCTCGCCCTCCAGCACCACCTCCATGCCGCTGCCCGCCCTCTCCGGCTGGCGGAAGGCCAGGTTGGCCAGGAAATAATGGATGCGCGACAGCAGGTATTTCTCGTCGTAGGGCTTCAGGATGAAATTGTCGGCGCCGCAGCTCAGGCCGCGCAGCACGTCGCGCGGGTCCGACAGCGTGGTGACCAGCACGATCGGGATCGTCGCGGTGGCCGGATTCGCCTTGAGCTGGCTGCACAGCTCGTAGCCGTCCATGCCCGGCATCATGATGTCGCTGATCATGATGGTGGGCGCCTGCCGGGAGACTTCACGCAAGGCCTGGAAACCGTCGCGCGCCACCCGCACCCGGCAGCCGTGCCCTTCGAGCAGGGCCTGCAGCTGCAGCGCCTGGGTCGGACTGTCTTCGACGATCAGAATGTCGGTTCCCTGCAGCATGAGTGCCTCCTTTCCATCCACTTAGAGCCGCTCACAAAACCCAGTGCAACGGTCTTGGCTAGGCGTGCGGCCACAGAAAACAAGGCGTAGCCGAAGTTTCTGCGAAGCTACAGTACAAGCAGTACGGCCAAGCCGCACAACAACGCCAAGAGGGTTTTGTCAGTGGCTCTTAGCTGGTCTGTCGCATCAGGCCGTTTATGGTCAACGCCATGGCCTCGGGCGCCTGCACGCGGCACGCCGCCCCCAGCGCGATGGCGGCGGACGGCATGCCGTCGACCACGGCGCT is a genomic window containing:
- a CDS encoding EAL domain-containing protein, whose translation is MLQGTDILIVEDSPTQALQLQALLEGHGCRVRVARDGFQALREVSRQAPTIMISDIMMPGMDGYELCSQLKANPATATIPIVLVTTLSDPRDVLRGLSCGADNFILKPYDEKYLLSRIHYFLANLAFRQPERAGSGMEVVLEGERHFITSARQQILDLLISTYEQSIRLNQDLQAKHDELSRSHSLLDSLFRFSAAMTGAQSEREVIRQALAAALAFPESAGAWLLLADKFQLDEPMQLAGWNGRLDEGALRHAIQEGCPCLYAGRQQELRQAFNIAQCPALSGGGGHWHACSPLLLGDEVIGVLNVLRADRMPWDESALDALTVIGQQLAVALTRARMFEGLESLVAERTRALRNEMAERERAQAALRKSEALLHKVLDTLPVGVWVTDDNGCILLHNPEGGRIWGASPSPEPPQRWYGAQGEEVAADDRELLRTIRHDEAADNPVRQIVSFDGTARTLLDAVVPLTDEEEQVRGSILVEQDITAQQVIDLELRIRQRAIEASVNAVLITDNRRPDNPIIYVNPAFERITGYSREAVLGRNCRFLQGSDTAQPELAAIRRALQHRHEGKALLRNYRKDGSMFWNELRVAPVLDSQGGVSHYVGVLNDVTEAKRYQEELERQANFDTLTGLPNRNLLQDRLGQGIVAAKSKDERFAVALLDLDNFKYVNDSLGHTVGDALLVEVARRIESSVPALATVSRLGGDDFVLLLPEVQTVEQLDHVLKGVIDRLGQPVELGGSELFLTASIGCCFYPDDGGNASELLSNADTAMYQAKELGKSQVRCFALHMNDRVQRRVELEGALRRAIAQQELLMYYQPQLDLQTGRLCGFEALIRWRLGDRLISPFEFIPVAEETGLIREIDRYVIRAVFRQVEEWRAEGLDPGEVAINISAFSLQEAGIVPYIAAEIERRGLPPEGIKLEVTESLLMKNVDTAQQVMSELKALNMKWSIDDFGTGYSALSYLRRYPFDQLKIDKSFIDDVNVNPENASVTRAIISMARSLRIAVIAEGVENREQLGFLAEAGCDQIQGYYYSPPLPPEACRQWLIHRGPPSQAAASTNPARITSGSDAAKD